One Panicum virgatum strain AP13 chromosome 9K, P.virgatum_v5, whole genome shotgun sequence genomic region harbors:
- the LOC120648854 gene encoding uncharacterized protein LOC120648854, whose protein sequence is MAAVYFDVRFTYVLAGWEAAAHDALVLRDALERENGLRVPQGKYYLVDAGYGAKPGFLPPFRGVWYHLKEWGRGSNSVQNEKELFNLRHSSLRVTVERAFGALKRRFKSLDDAITFFPFPTQVDIVVACCIIHNWVIQDGVDDFFLRTIQAMNKLQQSLDKQMTMLLWFISGNKLLIRCGQIVKTTMLTNIV, encoded by the exons ATGGCAGCCGTATATTTTGATGTACGGTTCACTTATGTCTTGGCTGGTTGGGAGGCGGCAGCACACGATGCTCTAGTTTTACGAGATGCATTAGAACGTGAGAATGGTCTTCGTGTTCCACAAG GCAAATACTACCTAGTTGATGCTGGATATGGAGCAAAGCCGGGATTCTTGCCCCCTTTCCGTGGCGTCTGGTACCACTTGAAAGAATGGGGGAGGGGGAGtaattcggtgcaaaatgagaagGAGTTGTTCAACCTTAGACATTCCTCTCTTCGTGTCACAGTAGAGCGTGCATTTGGGGCACTAAAGAGAAGATTCAAAAGTCTTGATGATGCCATCACATTCTTCCCTTTTCCAACTCAAGTAGATATTGTTGTTGCTTGCTGCATCATTCATAATTGGGTCATACAAGATGGGgtggatgatttttttttgaggactATCCAAGCTATGAACAAGCTTCAACAGTCGCTGGACAAGCAAATGACCATGCTGCTATGGTTCATTTCAGGCAACAAATTGCTGATCAGATGTGGTCAGATCGTCAAAACAACAATGTTAACTAATATTGTTTGA